One Syngnathoides biaculeatus isolate LvHL_M chromosome 4, ASM1980259v1, whole genome shotgun sequence DNA window includes the following coding sequences:
- the foxd5 gene encoding forkhead box protein D5 has protein sequence MTLSGQYESSSRAESPPEEVEIDIVGEDEPEPAGRYAEPGSGAELDSSEADSSAESESSFCSGKAGVGSLVKPPYSYIALITMAILQSPMKKLTLSGICDFISNKFPYYRDKFPAWQNSIRHNLSLNDCFIKIPREPGNPGKGNYWSLDPASEDMFDNGSFLRRRKRFKRNQPEFGKDGLVFFCRPFGQPYPVQKRVDPAAGSYAPEGVMMPPSSHHFLSHFRSDRSGPKDLSVTETTEPTSAQPKCSFSIDSIMSKPAPTGGGPLHQNFLAYPNLTLNHVTCFVPTLLQNPRTAFGPHATLSGSPVISEQLRRSYSHC, from the coding sequence ATGACGCTCTCCGGTCAGTACGAATCTTCCTCACGCGCCGAGTCGCCTCCGGAGGAGGTCGAGATTGACATCGTCGGAGAGGACGAGCCGGAGCCGGCGGGCCGGTACGCCGAACCGGGCTCCGGAGCCGAGTTGGACTCCTCCGAGGCGGACTCCTCAGCGGAGAGCGAGAGCAGCTTCTGCTCCGGGAAGGCCGGCGTCGGAAGTCTGGTGAAGCCTCCGTACTCGTACATCGCCCTGATCACCATGGCGATCCTGCAGAGCCCCATGAAGAAGCTCACCCTGAGCGGCATCTGCGACTTCATCAGCAACAAGTTCCCCTACTACCGGGACAAGTTCCCGGCTTGGCAGAACTCCATCCGGCACAACCTGTCCCTCAACGACTGCTTCATCAAGATCCCAAGGGAGCCGGGCAACCCCGGTAAGGGCAACTACTGGTCCCTGGACCCGGCCTCGGAAGACATGTTCGACAACGGCAGCTTCCTCAGGCGCAGGAAGCGATTCAAGAGGAACCAGCCCGAGTTCGGGAAGGACGGGCTCGTGTTCTTCTGCCGGCCTTTCGGGCAACCGTACCCGGTGCAGAAGCGCGTCGACCCGGCCGCTGGGAGCTACGCGCCCGAGGGTGTCATGATGCCGCCGTCGTCCCATCACTTTTTGTCGCATTTTCGGAGTGACCGCAGCGGACCCAAAGACTTGAGCGTCACGGAAACGACCGAACCCACAAGCGCGCAGCCCAAGTGCTCCTTCAGCATCGACTCCATCATGAGCAAACCTGCTCCCACCGGTGGGGGTCCTCTGCACCAGAACTTTCTTGCCTACCCCAATTTAACGTTGAATCACGTGACCTGCTTCGTCCCTACACTCCTGCAGAACCCCAGAACTGCTTTTGGGCCCCATGCCACGCTGAGTGGTTCCCCTGTCATAAGTGAACAACTCAGACGTTCATATTCACACtgctga
- the cbwd gene encoding zinc-regulated GTPase metalloprotein activator 1 isoform X2, translating to MEDEDDCPELVPIDPQPTEQIPVTIITGYLGAGKTTLLNYILTEQHDKRIAVILNEFGEGSALEKSLAVSQAGELYEEWLELRNGCLCCSVKDNGLKAIENLMEKKGKFDYILLETTGLADPGAVASMFWVDAELGSDIYLDGIVTVIDAKYGLQHLTEEKADGLVNEAERQIALADMTIINKTDLVSEAELAQIRNAVRSINGVAKILETQRSRVDLSEVLDLHSFDSKNGADLGEKLHIVKPSRPHLDKSILTVTFEVAGSLSEDALNVFIQDLLWEKAVRNKEGKPMTVIRLKGMLSLAAKAHQVMLQGVHELYELNETPQLWEEQPRISRLVFIGKNLDKDILKQQFISTVLQRQE from the exons ATGGAGGATGAAGACGATTGCCCAGAGTTGGTGCCCATCGACCCCCAGCCTACTGAACAGATCCCTGTCACCATCATCACTGGCTACCTTG GTGCTGGAAAGACCACGCTCTTGAACTATATCCTAACAGAACAACACGACAAGCGGATTGCCGTCATACTCAATGAATTTGGAGAAG GGAGCGCCCTTGAGAAGTCCCTTGCTGTAAGCCAGGCTGGAGAACTTTATGAGGAGTGGCTGGAGCTGAGGAATGGCTGCCTCTGCTGCTCTGTCAA GGACAATGGCCTTAAAGCAATTGAAAATTTGATGGAGAAGAAGGGCAAGTTTGACTATATACTTCTCGAAACAACAGGCCTTGCTGATCCAG GCGCTGTGGCCTCCATGTTTTGGGTTGACGCAGAGCTTGGCAGTGACATATATTTAGACG GTATTGTGACCGTCATCGACGCCAAGTATGGACTCCAG catctAACAGAGGAAAAGGCCGATGGACTTGTGAATGAGGCTGAAAG ACAGATTGCACTTGCTGACATGACAATTATCAACAAGACAGATCTGGTGAGCGAGGCGGAACTTGCTCAAATCCGAAACGCTGTCAG GTCAATAAACGGTGTGGCGAAGATCCTGGAAACCCAGAGATCAAG GGTGGACCTCTCGGAAGTCCTCGACCTTCACTCTTTTGACAGTAAAAATGGAGCAGA TCTAGGAGAGAAGCTTCACATTGTGAAACCGAGCAGACCTCATCTTGACAAG AGTATTTTAACAGTGACGTTTGAAGTGGCAGGAAGCCTTTCCGAAGACGctctaaatgtttttattcag GATCTCCTCTGGGAAAAGGCAGTTCGAAACAAAGAGGGCAAACCCATGACTGTCATTCGCTTGAAG GGAATGCTGTCTTTGGCGGCCAAAGCCCACCAAGTCATGCTGCAGGGGGTCCACGAACTGTATGAGCTCAATGAGACCCCCCAGCTTTGGGAGGAGCAGCCGCGGATCAGCCGGCTGGTCTTTATAG GGAAGAACTTGGACAAAGATATCCTCAAACAACAGTTCATCTCAACTGTGCTCCAAAGACAGGAATAA
- the cbwd gene encoding zinc-regulated GTPase metalloprotein activator 1 isoform X1 has protein sequence MTSRSSFLPPDGLNGMEDEDDCPELVPIDPQPTEQIPVTIITGYLGAGKTTLLNYILTEQHDKRIAVILNEFGEGSALEKSLAVSQAGELYEEWLELRNGCLCCSVKDNGLKAIENLMEKKGKFDYILLETTGLADPGAVASMFWVDAELGSDIYLDGIVTVIDAKYGLQHLTEEKADGLVNEAERQIALADMTIINKTDLVSEAELAQIRNAVRSINGVAKILETQRSRVDLSEVLDLHSFDSKNGADLGEKLHIVKPSRPHLDKSILTVTFEVAGSLSEDALNVFIQDLLWEKAVRNKEGKPMTVIRLKGMLSLAAKAHQVMLQGVHELYELNETPQLWEEQPRISRLVFIGKNLDKDILKQQFISTVLQRQE, from the exons ATGACGTCTAG ATCATCTTTTCTGCCACCTGATGGTCTGAACGGGATGGAGGATGAAGACGATTGCCCAGAGTTGGTGCCCATCGACCCCCAGCCTACTGAACAGATCCCTGTCACCATCATCACTGGCTACCTTG GTGCTGGAAAGACCACGCTCTTGAACTATATCCTAACAGAACAACACGACAAGCGGATTGCCGTCATACTCAATGAATTTGGAGAAG GGAGCGCCCTTGAGAAGTCCCTTGCTGTAAGCCAGGCTGGAGAACTTTATGAGGAGTGGCTGGAGCTGAGGAATGGCTGCCTCTGCTGCTCTGTCAA GGACAATGGCCTTAAAGCAATTGAAAATTTGATGGAGAAGAAGGGCAAGTTTGACTATATACTTCTCGAAACAACAGGCCTTGCTGATCCAG GCGCTGTGGCCTCCATGTTTTGGGTTGACGCAGAGCTTGGCAGTGACATATATTTAGACG GTATTGTGACCGTCATCGACGCCAAGTATGGACTCCAG catctAACAGAGGAAAAGGCCGATGGACTTGTGAATGAGGCTGAAAG ACAGATTGCACTTGCTGACATGACAATTATCAACAAGACAGATCTGGTGAGCGAGGCGGAACTTGCTCAAATCCGAAACGCTGTCAG GTCAATAAACGGTGTGGCGAAGATCCTGGAAACCCAGAGATCAAG GGTGGACCTCTCGGAAGTCCTCGACCTTCACTCTTTTGACAGTAAAAATGGAGCAGA TCTAGGAGAGAAGCTTCACATTGTGAAACCGAGCAGACCTCATCTTGACAAG AGTATTTTAACAGTGACGTTTGAAGTGGCAGGAAGCCTTTCCGAAGACGctctaaatgtttttattcag GATCTCCTCTGGGAAAAGGCAGTTCGAAACAAAGAGGGCAAACCCATGACTGTCATTCGCTTGAAG GGAATGCTGTCTTTGGCGGCCAAAGCCCACCAAGTCATGCTGCAGGGGGTCCACGAACTGTATGAGCTCAATGAGACCCCCCAGCTTTGGGAGGAGCAGCCGCGGATCAGCCGGCTGGTCTTTATAG GGAAGAACTTGGACAAAGATATCCTCAAACAACAGTTCATCTCAACTGTGCTCCAAAGACAGGAATAA